From a single Streptomyces misionensis genomic region:
- a CDS encoding cytochrome b, with translation MSTAANETARSRGKAPAGERIADWADGRLGIYSLAKANMRKIFPDHWSFMLGEVCMYSFIIIILTGVYLTLFFHPSMNEVVYHGSYVPLQGQMMSEAFNSTLHISFDVRGGLLIRQIHHWAALIFLAGMFVHMMRVFFTGAFRKPREINWLFGFLLFVLGMFTGFTGYSLPDDLLSGTGVRFMEGAILSVPIIGTYLSYFLFGGQFPGHDFVARFYSIHILLLPGIMLGLMVAHLILVFYHKHTQFAGPGKSNNNVVGMPLLPVYMAKAGGFFFLVFGVIAAIAAVAQINPIWAIGPYRVDQVSTGAQPDWYMGFAEGLIRFMPGWEINFWGHTLVLGVFIPLVLFPLVLAAIAVYPFIESWVTGDKREHHILDRPRNAPTRTAFGVAWVTIYMVTLVGGGNDLWATHFHLSINAVTWFVRIFFFVGPVIAFLVTKRICLGLQRRDRDKVLHGRETGIIKRLPHGEFIEVHEPLSQEQLHTLTAHDQYQPAEIGPTVDENGVERKVKASERLRVKLSNAYYGEDNQIPKPSVEEYREITSGHGHH, from the coding sequence ATGAGTACTGCAGCGAACGAGACCGCCCGCTCTCGCGGGAAGGCTCCGGCCGGCGAGCGCATCGCCGACTGGGCCGACGGCCGGCTCGGGATCTACTCCCTGGCCAAGGCCAACATGCGCAAGATCTTCCCCGACCACTGGTCGTTCATGTTGGGCGAAGTGTGCATGTACAGCTTCATCATCATCATCCTGACGGGTGTCTATCTGACGCTGTTCTTCCACCCGTCGATGAACGAGGTCGTCTACCACGGCAGCTATGTCCCGCTCCAGGGGCAGATGATGTCGGAGGCCTTCAACTCGACCCTGCACATCTCCTTCGACGTGCGCGGTGGTCTGCTCATCCGGCAGATCCACCACTGGGCCGCGCTGATCTTCCTCGCCGGCATGTTCGTGCACATGATGCGCGTGTTCTTCACCGGCGCGTTCCGCAAGCCGCGTGAGATCAACTGGCTGTTCGGCTTCCTGCTGTTCGTCCTCGGCATGTTCACCGGCTTCACCGGTTACTCGCTCCCCGACGACCTGCTCTCCGGCACCGGTGTCCGCTTCATGGAGGGCGCGATCCTGTCCGTGCCGATCATCGGCACGTACCTGTCGTACTTCCTCTTCGGCGGGCAGTTCCCCGGCCACGACTTCGTCGCCCGGTTCTACTCGATCCACATCCTGCTGCTGCCGGGCATCATGCTCGGCCTGATGGTGGCGCACCTGATCCTGGTCTTCTACCACAAGCACACGCAGTTCGCGGGTCCGGGCAAGTCGAACAACAACGTCGTCGGCATGCCGCTGCTGCCGGTCTACATGGCCAAGGCCGGAGGCTTCTTCTTCCTGGTCTTCGGTGTCATCGCGGCCATCGCCGCGGTCGCGCAGATCAACCCGATCTGGGCCATCGGCCCCTACCGGGTGGACCAGGTCTCCACCGGCGCCCAGCCCGACTGGTACATGGGCTTCGCCGAGGGTCTGATCCGCTTCATGCCGGGCTGGGAGATCAACTTCTGGGGCCACACGCTCGTCCTGGGCGTGTTCATCCCGCTGGTGCTCTTCCCGCTGGTCCTGGCGGCCATCGCGGTCTACCCGTTCATCGAGTCCTGGGTCACCGGCGACAAGCGCGAGCACCACATCCTGGACCGCCCGCGCAACGCCCCGACCCGTACCGCGTTCGGTGTCGCCTGGGTGACGATCTACATGGTCACCCTGGTCGGCGGTGGCAACGACCTGTGGGCCACCCACTTCCACCTGTCGATCAACGCCGTGACCTGGTTCGTCCGGATCTTCTTCTTCGTCGGCCCGGTCATCGCGTTCCTGGTCACCAAGCGGATCTGCCTCGGCCTCCAGCGCCGCGACCGCGACAAGGTGCTGCACGGTCGCGAGACCGGCATCATCAAGCGGCTGCCGCACGGTGAGTTCATCGAGGTGCACGAGCCGCTCAGCCAGGAGCAGCTGCACACGCTCACCGCGCACGACCAGTACCAGCCGGCCGAGATCGGCCCGACGGTCGACGAGAACGGTGTCGAGCGCAAGGTGAAGGCCTCGGAGCGACTCCGGGTCAAGCTGTCCAACGCCTACTACGGCGAGGACAACCAGATCCCGAAGCCGTCCGTCGAGGAGTACAGGGAGATCACGAGCGGCCACGGCCACCACTGA